From the genome of Salarias fasciatus chromosome 22, fSalaFa1.1, whole genome shotgun sequence:
CCAGCGGGTCCGTTCGGTACCGggtatggactctatgcacaacttcaccacttcctgaacttcaagaggctccttgtttcctgtctttcatgataggacaagctgattaatgcaggtgtgtctgacctctggaaCAACTTCAGAATTGAAGAATTGAATTGACTTCCAAGTCAATTTGCTATGGAAAAGCATAGATTTCATGGACTGAACAAGTTTATGAAAATTCCACAGCTGTACAAGAAGCGTTCAGCATACGTCAAAGAGGTGATTGAAAGGGGATATGCTGAAGCTGTACCTCAGAAGCGCGGTGTGAAACTCTGTATTGACGGAGACAAtgaggaaagaagagaagctaTACAGGTGTCTTCTGAGAAGCAGAAGATAGCAGTCATGTTTCCAGAGAAGAAAGTGGCCCACAGCAatctgaaacagaagcagcGGATTGAAGCGCATCCAAGTGTGTTGTTCAAGAAACACCCGGATGCCACTAATAAAGAGCTTAAAGATGAGCGCCATTGTTATGCCCTCCTGCAAAAACTCAGCTTGCAGGATGACAGCCATCTCAAATTCCTTCTGAATGAAGCAACATCACAGTCGACTGATGTTCACCTGAAGCTTGCAGATGTTTATAAGAAGATcaacacagagaggagctgcttctCCAGGCAGGTGGACAAGCTCAGTTGCAGACATGAGGATGATGCTGTCAGTTCACGGTCGACTTGCGATTCCAGCTGAAGCAGGTGCGAAGATGTTTCAAGGACCTGGCAGCTGTGCTAGACAAACTGAGAGCTGAGTTTCAGACCGGAAGGAAATGGGAGGAAGAGGACCGCACAAGGAGGTCTGAACTTCAGAGAAAGCAAAAGGCAATCACCAAACGTCACATTGACGTAAAGAATTCAATGGATGAAAAATTGGGAAAAACCTTTTCTTTGGAAATGGAACAAGAGCAATCTGGATGGAAAATTCATAGAATACTGATGTGTGCATAAATGCTCTCCATCGgttcagcagaggaagaggaatcTTGTAGCTGGTGATGTTATTCATGTCATCATGGATGTCTCAGGTTTTCGTGGTGAAAAGTATTAGAGTTGTCATGGCAAATGGGGTCAATTTCTCTGTCAAGTTACAGACGAAAACTAGTGTGATGGAAAGACCTGTGACAAAGCTGTGTTTATTGCATGACATATAAACAACTATGGTTTGTGTtatgatttaagttgttttatGTTATGGCTACTTCAATAATCTATGTTGGAATTGTTATGTTTATGCACCAGTAACAATTAGGGGCTGGTGTGTTGGAGTCAATTAGCACCGGAAGTATAAATAGGAAGTGATCACGGCCTGACAGGTGTTGCTGCCCGTGAGAGGAAACACGGTTTTGACCGCTGTCGCTGCTGCCTCGCCATCGCTGTGTGGTTCATGTCCTGTGGTGAAGTTTGTGAGActggaaataaatggacagatTTTCAAAGACGCAAACGATCGCCTCCGCTACATTATTCACTCCATTCAAGTGCCAGCGTGTCAGCCGAAAACTCCGGGTAGAAGCCGTGGGGGCTTCAAGCGTACAGAAACCTCAGAGAAGATCAGTCTGGAGGATTGCAACTGGGAGAGACCTAAAACAAGCAGGACACCAGACCTAGAGGGCCGGGATTGAGAAGCCTTGCTATAAATCAATATGTACTTATGGAAGTAAATGTCTGTGCATTTATATATTACttcgtaaacacacacacacacacacacacacacacacacacacacacacacacacacacacacacacacacacacacacgaataaaTGATGTTCATACAAGAGGCTACCTGATGTTTTCGTGTTATTACAGGGAAGTTACAAATGTTGTAAGAGATGTGGAAAATAAGAtcaaaaatgaagataaaactTACATATATTTGTTAAAATGAGCTCCTGGGTGGTGAGACTGCTGACATCAGATGTGTAAGTGGGACAGTAAACGTATACTGACACTAACAGTTGGTAGGAATCTAAGATTTCTGGGGCTAACAATTGAAATTCCATAGAAAATGCCTGGGGTCATTTTTGACCCCACTTAAGGAAAAGTGGGGTAGTGATACAAAAACTGCAATTTCTTAAAAtgtatgaaacattttaaaaaaatgcaaatgagttTATgtaacaaacatgttttataaGGAACGCGTGGAATATCAAAGTATAAAAACCTTTACTGTCAAAGATATTGAAGAATAATGACCCTTGGGCTCATTTTTCACTCCACTTCTGCATCCAAGAGTTAACACCAAACACactctttaaaggggctgtatcatgcaaaattcactttttgtatatatttaaccttgttatatagttatgtactcaccaaaaacacaaagcatttttttccttcgtgcctgtgcttttgagctttcctcgttgttgtgctgctcagagaggcagcccacgctgaagtacgctgtcagtcaaagtccacagggggagaagcgggattttcagtgaaacagagtgttttctcttccaggtttcagaattagccccagaaaatcgtttatttcacacaaaattacttttccttagcgccaaaaatagactaataccatgttaatgccatttctagggtttggactagcaaaaaaagcatgatacagcccctttaaaacctcaatttcTTGTGGCAATCAAGCAAAAGGAGAGTTGAAATTTAAAGCTAGGACAGatgatgttgtccaaaagcactttttgtcatactgagtgaaatgctcgtTGCCCCcggggagaagtcaatacattatgtggacggaaaaaggtgcggaaaaaatctgacaactgtagcggccaaaggacagtaaaaactccgaccaatcgtaaagcgcggaccgctctttgggaaccaatcaaatcccttcaccgttctaccagccccctgcacgtacatttcaatggcgtgcactggccctggttcagtgcgcgcgcgcgttgccaaggcgctctcggtgctcgcggctcgcgtaaaaaaatagaacgaagcggagtgGGCGCGCTGcactcctatgcgcgttgtgtgcgggcagtcagaaaggttaataacattggaggcgatcacaaactccgtgcgcgcgcgtgtgcggcgcttccgcatccagtgcgttcgctcccaacgacagctcctccaatggggtgggagctgggcggagccttggggagatgctatattcgtgctacatgctagttttccaagatcgccgaccctcgCATTAAATGTCCTTACTCTAACAATTTGGCAAAGTTGGATATTATCATATGGGGACATGTGGCAggatatttttgtattttttcagagTCGGGTTTTGTAGCATTGAATTGATATCATTGGTCAAATGATGTCTGCATGAATCAATAACTGTACACTGTGGTGTccatgtggggggggggcgtgttCTCACATTTGAAGGGGCGGGGAGGTGCAGTGTGTGAACGGTGGATGTTATAAGGGTGGAAGTGATCCTTCAAATGTGGGCTTCATGTGATGACAGCTGTCAGTTCTGTGCATGAAAATAAACGACCATGGACTCCACTCCCTCAGTCTCCTCTTTTGCTACctccacaacacaacaacatagTCGGACAATTAGACAACAAATAACTGAAGTAGTTCAGTGGGATATAAAACATGTAATTCATTATATGAAGCCCAATTTGATTAAGTTAAACCTTAGTTTGAAAAAGACTCATGGTTTCTACTCTCTTGACAAACAATGAGCAGAGGCTTCAATGCATTGATATCATTAACAGTAGTTTTTACTGTCAAAATCATTAAACACTAATATGATACAATATGATGCGATACAAAACAAGCCTTTAGTGAAGGAGTGAATCACTGAGAAggttcacaataaaagcttCTCATCATGCTGGAATCTTTCCCTCCTGACTAAAAGTGAAGCGACGGTCGACTCTGGACAAGTGGATAAAGAACGAAGCTGTAATGGAATCACCTAAGGATGTATTGAATAGGAGCTGGAGCAAGAGCCTGATGTGTTGTTACATAACCAGTCCTGAAGTTTGTGTTCATATGACTGACAGTCACTGTGTTCATTCATATGTATTCATTATATTGAATTATCGCTAAAATGGAATGACTGTGATCCAATGAAGTTTGCAGGAATCTACCTTTTACTGTAATTTGTTATCGGAGTCAAGAAAAGAGGGACTTTTTGATAAATTATTTCATGTTTATGAATTTGTGTCAAGGTTTCCAGTTGATTTGCTGATATTTCCATGTCGTGTCTGCATTGTTTCATCGAACTCTTCTGTCCCGCTGACTGTGTTCAGTGTCACAGGGTGCTGGAGTGACAATACAATGCAATCAGTTGTTCATACATATAAATTAACGCAAATGTTTTTACTGTTACATTTCTTTATGGATAgtatttttaattcaaatggaattaattactttttttcagtaatCAAATGGAGAAACATATATTTCTCTGTACTGGTAGTTTGAGGATCTTCATAAAGCTGACAAGCAATGAAACCAGTTTCCACAATTGACGCATTTCAAAATCTCATTCAAACACTGTAGAGAGCAGGAGCagacattcatccatccatccatccatcttcagccgcttatccggggccgggtcgcgggggcagcagtctcagcagggatgcccagacttccctgtccccagacacttcctccagctcttccgggaggatcccaaggcgttcccaggccagccgagagacatagtctctccagcgtgtcctgggtcttccccggggtctccttccagtgggacatgcccggaaaacctccccagggaggcgtccaggaggcatcctgaacagatgcccgagccacctcagctggcccctctcgatgtggaggagaagcggctctactctgagctcctccctggtgactgagctcctcaccctatctctaagggagcgcccagccaccctacggaggaagctcatttcggccgcttgtatccggaatcttgtcctttcggtcatgacccaaagttcatgaccataggtgagggtgggaacgtagattgaccggtaaatcgagagcttcgcctttcggctcagctccctcttcaccacaacggaccgatacaacgactgcatcactgcagacgctgcaccgatccgcctgtcaagctcacgctccatccgtcccccactcgtgaacaagaccccaagatacttaaactcctccacctgggctagggtctctccaccaacctggagagggcaagccaccttgttccgttcgaggaccatggcctcggatttggaggtgctgatcctcattcctgtcgcttcacactcggctgcgaaccgccccagtgcatgctgtaggtcctggttcgatgaagccaacaggacaacatcatctgcaaaaagcagagatgcaatcctgtggttcccgaaccggaccccctccggcccctggctgcacctagaaattctgtccataaaaatgatgaacagaaccggtgacaaagggcagccctgccggagtccaacgtgcaccgggaacaggtccgacttactgccggcaatgtggaccagactcctactccggtcatacaaagaacggacggcccttaacaaggggccccggactccgtattcccggagcaccccccacaagacaccacgagggacgcggtcgaatgccttctccaagtccacaaaacacatgtggactggttgggcaaactcccacgaaccctcgagcaccctatggagggtatagagctggtccactgttccacgaccaggacgaaaaccgcattgttcctcctgaatccgaggttcgactatcggtcggatcctcctctccagtaccctggaatagactttcccggggaggctgaggagtgtgatccccctatagttggagcacacccttcggtccccctttttaaacagggggaccaccaccccggtctgccaatccagaggcaccgtccccgaccgccacgcgatgttgcagagacgtgtcaaccaagacagtccctgcacatccagagacttgaggtactcagggcgaatctcatccacccccggtgccttgccacccttaccaaccacctcggtgacttcagcttgggtgatggacgagtccacctctgagacctcagcctctgcttcctccacggaagacgtggcgacgggattgaggaggtcctcgaagtattccttccaccgtcctgtgatatccccagttgaggtcagcaactccccacctccactgtaaacagtgttgccggagacctgctttcccctcctgaggcgccggacagtttgctagaatttcttcgaggctgaccgatagtcctcctccatggcctccccgaactcctcccagacccgagtttttgcctccacaaccgctcgggctgcagttcgcttggcctgccggtacccgtcagctgcttcgggagtcccatgagccagcaaggctcgataggactccttcttcagcttgacggcagctctcacctccggtgtccaccaccgtgttcgggggttgccaccacgacaggcaccagagaccttacgaccacagctccgggcagctgcttcgacaatggaggtggagaacatggtccactcggactcaatgtctccaacctccctcgggacatgagagaagctctcccggaggtgggagttgaaaaccatgctgacagagggttccaccagacgttcccaacagaccctcacaatacgtttgggtctgccaagtgtgtccggttttctcctccgccagtgAATCCagctcaccaccaggtggtgattggtcgacagctctgctcctctcttcgcccgagtgtccaaaacacgcggccgaaggtcagatgacacgacaacaaagtcgatcatcgacctccgccctagggtgtcctggtgccaagtgcacttatggacacccctgtgctcgaacatggtgttcgttatggacaaactgtgactagcacagaagtccaataacagaacaccactcgggttcagatcagagaggccatgcgatccaatcacccccttccaggtctcactgtcgctgcccacgtgggcgttgaagtcccccagtagaacaatggagtccccagtcggagcactgtctagcacccctcccagggactccaagaaggccgggtactctgcactgctgttcggcccataagccgaaacaacagtgaggcacctatccccgacccgaaggcgcagggatacgaccctctcgttcactggggtgaactccaacacatggcggctgagctgcggggctataagcaaacccacaccagcctgccgcctctcaccacaggcaacgccagagaagtggagagtccagcccttctcgagaggttgggttccagagcccaggctatgtgtggaggtgagcccgactatatctagctggtatctctcaacctcccttacaagctcgggctccttcccccccaacgaggtgacattccatgtccctagagctcgTCTCtatgtctgaggatcgggtcgctgggcaccctgccgtcggctgccacccaatccacattgcacccagcccctacgattccctcggcgggtggtgggtccaccggagggtcggcccacgttgccccttcgggctgagcccggccgggccccgtgggcaaaggcccggccaccaggcgctcgcttgcgagccccaaccccaggcctggctccagggtggggccccggctgcgccataccgggcgatgtcacgggcctcgattgtaatatattcataagggctatcttatatatatatatatgtatgtatgtggcTCCGTAAACATAgacaaaagaaattaaaagaagaaaagatgattATAGGTTGTATTGTATTCCATTTTCTGAGACATGTTTGACATACAAATACATTCATGCTGGAAAGTTATTGGTGAATTCTCTTATCTGGTCTCTAAATTAATGCATTTCTCTTTTAACTTTTAAGACAGACTCATTTGTTCACTTAGAATGGTTAATACAGTCTTAAAGAAAGACCTTTCTTATTAAATTCAGGACAAAGGCATTTGAGTCTTTTGTTGAGCaggatttgtaaaaaaaaaaaaaaatgaagtcagaTAAGAATCTCTCAACAGCAAAGGGCGAGCTTTGCGTAATTTACAAACAAATGGGAATATGCCAGAGCACGATGTATCGTTCCACTTCTTGTTGCTGCTGTAGTTAGTCATAACACATGACTCTACTACACTATTGCTTGGCTCTCCCGTATTCCAAAAGACAAAGTTGACTCTGGATCCATCAGACCACACGTATCTTAAATCCTTATGAATGTCATTGAGTCCAATCCAGGTCCATCCTTGAGCCGGGTCAAAGTTCCCAGTCAGTGATTTGACAAAGTTGTGTTCCTCCTCACTGTGGATGGACACCAGGTTGGCTCCCAGAGACACACAGTAGAGTTCTGCATCAGCCCAGGTCTTGTCTGCAGCGAAGTACCGATAGCAGCGGCCATTGAAGCTGTACCAGAACAGTGGACAACCGCCGcgctggagcttcatgtttttctcctccaaggGAGCCGCAGCACAAAGAGcgaggaaacacaaaaagaggaaaaacatcatGTTGATGTTTCAAAAGTCTCTGAGTGAGAAGGCCTTGATGTCTTGCTGGAGCTGTTCAGAGCCGTTTGAGGAGACTGAatcacacagaggagaaagtctTTTATATCCCTGAGAGAGGCGGAGCTGCACCGAGAGAGCCTTGTCAACAGCTTTGATCAGGTCAATAAAAATTGgtgatcaaatatttttctaattttcatttttgaacaATTGTCATTTTAGGTTATTTAttgtaaacatttattttttcccgTAGGTTCTTCTGGTACACACAAAccaaactcagaaaaaaaaaatggaatcagATAAACTTTTGTGAGATCTCAGGTGTTTTCTCAGAAAACTCTGGATATTAGTTAAGAATTACACAGAGATTTCTTGTATCTTATCTTAATAATCTACTAGGCAAATCTGAATTTCTTCATTCTTGAAAAAAGGTAACTGGATGGGGTGACCTGTATTTTTGTCTGTTGACTGAACTACATAGGCAAGTCATTCAAAGTTCATCTGATAGCTCCATAAAAGTAACGTTTCTCACAGAGATAAGCGATATATGCCAGAGTTAATAGCACTAAACCTGCTGACCGTTTTCAGACCGGTTGATGTTCTGGTAAAACTTATCTGTTTGAAAAACATCACATAATCTGTTCGTATACCACATATCAGATTATATGATGTTCAATGATGCTTGGCTGGACACACTGACACGTTTTAATTTTTATAGTTTCCTCCAGTACACTAATAACATGTTTTATGCAACAACAAAGATGTAAAAACTCAAACATGACAACTTTCCTTAGTGGATCAAATCCAACcattaaaaaacatgaacatgttgACTGCTTCTCACTGTAGTCTTGGTTACGTTTAGTCAAACAATCTGAGcacaattttttaaattattttgtgCCATTTTATATTTCCAAATATACTGCAGCTGTGGACTAGTGGGGAGCGCAGTCGTCTTTCAATCgagaggttgttggtttgattcctgtctccccctgtctacATGTCGCAACCCCCCAGCTATgggttctatttcatccctactgatcgccagaggcggtgcttaaagcactggaatgttcctttcgcgcatgcgtagttcgagtatgtgcgagggggtacccaaaagtttccggaatttggtcataaaatactaataataatgagtttcgacttctggccgtcagacgtgctgcaggtaagcctcgtgcatatctgtgaaaaagctgagctcccagagttacactgacgcctgtcaggcgctatttatagtaacagagtgcagcagcggtctgcgctttttccaaaatggcgacattgactgggaagccagagcagcgcgaaaacattaaattctgctttttgctgggaaaaaacagcagcagaaacactcaccttgttgcagcaagcctacaaggatgatgctctggggaataatcaggtccatgagtggttcagGTGGTTTAAAAatggccagatgtccgcgcgtcaggtccgctcagccatgaaaacaatgctgagctgcttttttgctgtccagggtatcgtccacagcgagtttatccctccaggtcagactgtaaatcaggactactacatggaagtcctcagacggctccgtgaggaggaagaggcccgcgtagtggcggagtggagcccggttgatccaccaccacagtgcgccggcggacacggcgctgcgcgtcacgcagtttctggtgaggaatgagatgaatctcctctcccatccgccttattcaccagatgtagcctccagtgactttttcttgttccccaagttgaaggaggagctgaagggacagtggtttgcagatgtggaggaggtgacagaaaaaacgCAGCCTGcccagaatggcacaattacgcacgggtgtcacgacacaatcgtgaagtgggagacacggctggagcgctgcattaatgcggatggagactattttgaaggcgacggtgatgttttattttgaaatgtcacaaaTAGAAAGTTACAATCATATTCCAGGAATTTTTGGGTATGCCCTCGTATATAAGATGAGATTAAGAAGCAACAGTACATAatgaaatagaatgaaattacataaataatgatAAGATAATGAATAAGAGAAATGGtcaggtcagttaaaagcctgaataaaaaggtgtct
Proteins encoded in this window:
- the LOC115409800 gene encoding lactose-binding lectin l-2-like: MMFFLFLCFLALCAAAPLEEKNMKLQRGGCPLFWYSFNGRCYRYFAADKTWADAELYCVSLGANLVSIHSEEEHNFVKSLTGNFDPAQGWTWIGLNDIHKDLRYVWSDGSRVNFVFWNTGEPSNSVVESCVMTNYSSNKKWNDTSCSGIFPFVCKLRKARPLLRHLYSFSSFLIVSVNTEFHTALLRYSFSISPFNHLFDVKPESSPDRPTLFLHVDPSKSRGFSGRREPDRDQSDAFDLPTKMLTATQLGHGWAKLPPHQTLLARTP